A window of the Planococcus citri chromosome 4, ihPlaCitr1.1, whole genome shotgun sequence genome harbors these coding sequences:
- the LOC135843325 gene encoding uncharacterized protein LOC135843325, producing MEKLYVKNVISNLFAYRSHIFGEGSTYYGFEPKTSDQNGDQKLPDGFNSDHQYGKILYKNKDGDILKSGPVMIKFSPKACFTRWILFSFTNEMIFYTKILPVLNTPEVSVLGLFPKFYHGEIIFDVEQDHSALVLEDLTFKGYRMAEKKSFLDYQHLALMMRKLGQFHAHSYKAKNTVPDLFYPLANNFQEAIQLMNGEYTDVLAKVGQRGLQQLQTDSAYSAYIPMITEMIQRSDDIFKQILTEGNHDAVSVIVHGDYLRNNVMFKYKNTNTPEPDDLVMLDMARYRYGSPVIDLVTVMYLHADQEMRNKHWNDLVDEYYTSLKETFPENPVPSKDEILSEFVEKSFFGYFVASYFLPLLIADDNNTHSADVYECLSASDEVSPSIDTLVDSMTKILLAEGGNEASQVLGDILRDLIDRGFICKKSA from the coding sequence atggaaaaattatacgtGAAAAACGTGATTTCGAACTTATTCGCATATCGAAGTCATATTTTCGGTGAAGGAAGTACGTATTACGGATTTGAACCCAAAACATCGGATCAGAACGGAGATCAAAAGCTTCCAGATGGTTTCAACTCAGACCACCAGTATGGAAAAATTCTTTACAAAAATAAAGACGGCGATATTTTGAAATCGGGACCGgtaatgattaaattttcaccGAAGGCATGCTTTACGAGGtggattttattttctttcacgaacgaaatgattttCTATACCAAAATTCTTCCTGTTCTGAATACTCCAGAGGTTTCAGTACTTGGtctgtttccaaaattttaccacggTGAAATAATATTCGACGTTGAACAAGACCACTCTGCACTTGTACTCGAAGATTTGACATTCAAAGGATACAGAATGGCTGAAAAGAAATCGTTCTTGGATTACCAGCATTTGGCTTTGATGATGCGCAAACTCGGTCAGTTTCACGCTCATTCTTATAAAGCTAAGAATACCGTACCAGATTTATTTTATCCTTTGGCAAACAACTTTCAAGAAGCCATCCAGTTAATGAATGGAGAATACACTGATGTGTTGGCTAAAGTTGGTCAACGCGGATTACAACAATTACAAACAGATTCCGCTTACTCAGCTTATATTCCCATGATCACTGAAATGATTCAACGCAGCGACGACATTTTCAAGCAGATTTTAACAGAAGGAAATCATGATGCGGTGTCAGTAATTGTTCACGGTGATTACTTGAGAAATAACGTGATgtttaagtataaaaatactAATACTCCAGAGCCCGACGATCTAGTAATGTTAGACATGGCAAGATATCGTTATGGATCACCTGTGATCGATTTAGTTACCGTCATGTATTTGCACGCTGACCAAGAAATGAGGAACAAACACTGGAATGATTTAGTCGACGAATATTATACCTCTTTGAAGGAAACATTCCCAGAAAATCCTGTCCCAAGTAAGGATGAAATATTATCCGAGTTCGTTGAAAAATCCTTCTTTGGATATTTCGTGGCGTCGTACTTTTTGCCTCTCCTCATTGCTGACGATAATAACACGCATTCTGCGGATGTTTACGAATGTTTGTCAGCATCGGATGAAGTTTCTCCTTCAATTGATACCCTAGTGGATTCGATGACCAAAATACTTCTAGCTGAAGGTGGAAACGAAGCTAGTCAAGTTTTGGGTGATATTCTTCGTGATTTGATCGATAGAggttttatttgtaaaaaatcagcCTGA